Part of the Lolium rigidum isolate FL_2022 chromosome 6, APGP_CSIRO_Lrig_0.1, whole genome shotgun sequence genome, ATTAACTTTGAATATCCCACGCAACAAGATATAGCACTGAAGATACGAAGTATACCGATGGGCATGTTTATTAACTACGAAAGAAAACGCTACTATCTACGAATTAAAAACGAAAATCTATAGTATTATACTCCGTATTAAAATTGGTACTCATTTTACTTATATTTTGCACTTTTACCTTCATGATGAATAGAagtttctaagagcatctccagtcgcgtccccaaagggatttggggcgcgccggacagaaaatgcgttccagccgcgtcccccaaagcccatttttgtccggcgcggctcgatacggtgtccggcgccccgagcccgtccccgtcccacaggggacgcaccggggacgccggacacaccgaaaagcgaggcggggtcccacatgtcggcgactatttgcataaaccgttggttcacgcctcttttctcgtcgctccttccttcccgcgcctcccaccccaccgccgccgctggattttccggccgtttgggcgtctgatctctgctgagagtcggcaccgtcgacgcggctggggctcccgccggtcgtgccgccgccgccgcgtcgccagcgcgtcccagaacgcgccgtcaaatccgtcccacctccgcgcacagaaggtgctcgacgacttgccaggtaggcgcgattggccgctgtttgttgcgtcgtctgcctcggcgcaattttaaccattgattttgctttagccatggacagcgacgatgagatgcttgccctgctgctggaggacgagcaagccttcgacgacgacctgcgggagcatttgctgatcatcgcgtccctccaagacatgcttgacgctgagggggagaagaggaagaggccgcgccgcggaggatcaaggccgggaagaagaaagtcgaagccccggcagaggatggaggggcatgccatgctgcacaacgactacttcgccaacgatgcaacacatgccgacaattttcggcgccggtacaggatgagcaagggcccgttcatgaatatcctccacggcgttcgagagttcgacccctacttcaagcttaaggtcgacgctgtaggcgttctcgggttctcgtccattcagaagtgcaccgccgccatgaggatgcttgcatacggagcacctgccgatacacaggacgactaccttcgcatgagtgagtctactgacattgagtgcatgtacaagttttgccgagctgtggtgagaaagtttggcaaatactacttgagagggccaattgaggaagagactgcaaggatcatggcacaaaatgctgccagaggatttcctggaatgcttggaagcatcgattgcacgcactgggcatggaagaactgcctgtttgcttggcaaggtatatacaaagggcgtcatggatattgcagtgtggtgcttgaagctttggcagattatgacctgtggatttggcattctttctttggcatggcgggatcacacaatgacatcaacgtgttgcagcggtctccggtgttcagcagactagtggaagggcatgctccaccatgcaactatgagattaatggccaccaatataccaaaggctattatctagccgatggtatatatccaaaatgggccacttttgtcaaaacaatctcggatccatctggtccgaagaattcccactttgatacacgacaggaggcttgcaggaaggatgtcgagtgggcatttggtgtgcttcaagcacaatttgccattgtccggtatcctgctctaagctggtctcacgaccaaatgtgggaggtgatgcaggcttgtgtgatcatgcacaacatgatcatcgaggatgaccgcaagaatcatgcgaggacacatgttggtccctatgagtgtcagggccctctcgcggaggttgatcatgagttgcctgcagattttgctgattttctcgctatgcacgcagagatccgtgacagcaatgttcatgatcaacttcaagctgatctcgttgagcatttgtggaggatcaaaggaaatattgtggcaccttgatgtagcatctagccctatttattatatttgtttacttgttttattgtttgttgtaatttaatttaaaaacaatcctcacaaacatttttattcatatgctacatttgataaatggttatgtgttaaaaaagtattttaaatgtttgggggcggcgtttgtgcGGCACTGCATGATAAGCAACTCAAACAATGATCAAAGGTTAAAAATCATTGTCACCTGATTACCctcagcgtttgggggacgcggctggggagcgacgtcccccaaacgcggcacgaacaaaacacgtcccccaaacgctcaatccggcgcggtttgggggacgcggctggagatgctctaaggtacaTGAGCAAGTAGAATTCGTAATTCTAAGCTACATgtgggaaagaaaaaataaaaagaatccTTATTACATGCAGATCTTGGTGCACGAATTTCATTCTTTAGTGGGAGGGAACGTTTCCGTCGACAACAAAGCGTTTatagtgacttcgtcaatctcaaaaccCGCCGAATCAGTTTCTTGGACTCGGTCTCTCGAAGATGCTCATAGGGTCACGCTCCAGCACGCTGGGCCCACCTGGAGCTGTAGTGGTTCGGCAATGAGGTGCTCACCCGCCTCGCCACAGACGAGGAAGTGCGTGAGAAGATCGGCGGCACTAGCAACATCGTATCCATCATCCTCGCTATATTCTTCCGGTCAGGCATCACAGACGAGGCCCACGGCGTGGCGTCGAGGCCAGCGAGGCGCTAACCATGTTGGCGCTCGACAATCCGCGCAACTGCAACTGGATACTCGACACCGCGCTCGCCATCATCGGTAATCTCGTCGAGGCGCTCATCGATGACATGGTCTGCGTTGGCATGGCCAACAGGATCCTCACCAACCTATGCGAGTACTCCGTTGGCGGCGAGCGGTTCACGGAGTTGCGCACCACCATCACTTCCGGTGCCGCGACGGTGCACAACGTCATGACCAAGAAGTTGAGGTGGCTAGAGGTGTAGTTGGGCTTCGCGGCGCGGATGGTGAGACTTTTGGGCCTGCACGAGCTGGCCCACCACCTCGGCAGCGCACCTGCATCAGCGAGGTGGACATGGTCAACAGGATGGTCCACGTGTTATGTGAGCATATAAATTCGTTGATCCATAacttttggtggagctcaaaacAAGGGAAGATAAAATCTTGTTGGGTTTGCTGGGAGATTATGACTAAACCAAAATTCCTTAGAGGTATGGGTTTTCGAGACATAGAGCTTTTCAATCTTGCTCTGTTAACACAACAAGGTTGGCGAATTTTACAGAATCCATCTACTCTAAGTGCCAGAGTTCTTAAGATTGTGTATTTCCCTGAATCTGACTACCTTCACGCGGAATTGGGCACTTACCCTTCCCAGGTGTGGCGTGCGCTTATTGAAGGGAGGATGGTTTTGGCACAGGGCCTTATACGTCGCATTGGAACGGGCACTAAAACCGATGCATGGGCTGACAATTGGATCCCGAGGGATGGAGCTCTGCGGTGGCTTGCATCGGTGCGGACCCACCGAGGCTTGTTTCAGACTACATTGATCTGACTACAAGGCAGTGGGATATGGAGAAGGTAAATTCTTTCTTTCTCCCCATGGACGTTGAACTGATCCAGACTATTCCAATTAGCACAAGTTCACTGGGAGATCGCCATATCGCATGCTGTCTAGCACGAAGGTGAGGCACGAGGACTGGCTCGATGGATCGACAACAACATTTGATCATCAAACTGTTCAGAAGAGTTGGACTAGGCTGTGGCACATTCAGGTGCTGGCAAAATTAAAGGTTTTCATTTGGCGCCTAGCCCAACATTCTTTACCTACAACAGAtctcctgcaccgtaggaataTAACACAGACGAGTGTGTGTGTGGTATTTGTGGGGCTGAGGATTCATGGCGGCACTTGTTGGTGGATTGCATGATGGCGCGGTGTGTCTGGACCTTGGCAGATGAGTGAAAAGTACATTGGaaacatgcatctctcctctttaaaattttcacctccaatgagctaagtgcatgtaggAAACAAAAAAAACATCAAAAAAACATATgatcaatattattgggtttgattttcgtgcgatgagagaagcaattaaagtgcattggaaaGGTAGGAGTACACTTTTTTGTGgataaagtttagagctagatgtacacttatgagggaggacggagggagtagcttacACGATATAGGAAGACGCGTAAGGGAACAGGAGCACTTTTTGATCCCATACTCACACGCGTGCATGTTTGCTTTTCTTTTGAGATGGGTGCATACTCATGTGGCTTGGAAGCATTTGCTTTAGTGAAACTTCTCCTTTGCAAAATACACCGGGCCATGCCAGTCAAAAAGTTATTAGTGCTTTTATTAAAAATGTAATGGTTGCAAATATATTTTTAGTAAATATGCATATCCTCAATATATAGTTATATACATAGCTATGTGCAATTTATATTGATAAATGTTAATTAGCCATAGCGACGCATGGCCATTCAACTAGTATTACTAATAGGAATGAAAGTCACCAAATACCTTGTCACATACGATTCACCGAAGCCGCACGTACACAAAAAGATGACACTAAATCCTTTGTGATAACTAGAAATACAACAAATACTTATGAAAGAGTTGTCCCGGGTTCCTATACATAGGTGCTCCTAGTGTGCAACAATCCACTTCATGTGAATTCTGAAAGGTCTGCCACAAAAATTTTACGGAGTATTTTTATTAGAGATGCACATGATACTCTTCCATGTTTTGCGGGGATCTAGTACTAGTGTCGTGGGGATGTGTCCATTGCTACCTTCTTATTCGGCTCAATGGAGGATTCTCTGAGCGAAAATATAAACTATTGCACATGAATGGGTCGAGGGGACCATTTGACATCCCGAGGAGGGTCATCGGGCGTTTGCTAGCAGCGGTGGACGAAACATCCGGTAGAACAATTGACGAATATGCCAATAGTAGCCGTGTAGTTTTcggttttattttttttattactCTGTTCTCCTATTTGCTCTTGTTGTACTCTTCTGCGTCTGGAAGTTCCCTTCTAATACTACCTCTATCTATAAAAGATCATCAGCGATTTaactaaattcggatgtatctaggaTATCAAAAGTTTATCTAATTCGGATATATCTATAGTGTATACATCCAAATTTATATAAATATTCGAGATCTTTTTATGGATGAAAAAGAGTAGTTAGTCAATATTACATGAATTATTTAAAGACGTAGTAGATTGTATGAAATCAACAGCCTGAGAAGCTGATTATATGGATAGCCGGCATGAAGAGATGCTATGTGTGCTGCCACATAAACTTATTTGAAATGTCTTGAATGATTATACTATTAAAGAGCACATACTCTCGAATAGTAGTAAAAACAACCTTGGCAGGAAAAAGAATGGTTGGCTAAAACTATTAAGGATGAAACTAACTGGTCCTCCAGTTAAATTTGCAATTGTATAGCAGGATTGTGTGATCTCATCAATCGGTCGTCCAAAAAAGGATGGCATGCAAAACTGGATGGCTGGAAGAAATGACGATGGGAGATGGACTATCATTTATGAATGTTTAGTAAAAAATTGGTTAATAATATCTATTTGTTGAGAAATAGTACAACCATTACTTAAAAATGATAAAGCATCCAAGATTACAAATTTTACAATATGGAAAGCTGTGCAACTCTCATGTGTCGTATTCTGGAAATCTTTTGTCGGCAGTAAAGTTTACATCGCACTACTTATTCCAATTTCAAAAATTAGGTTACACTAATGCCTCACCTACATTCCATCTACACCCTAACAATCATCAATAAAGAATATTTCTTTGGGTATGTGTGTGTCTATCACCATTGATTTGCCTTTTGCGGTCCCTGGGAATCTGATGCCCTAAAGCCTCTAATGCTATGTACAACAGTTGAGAAGCAAATTACGGACAAGGATACACACACcacaaaaagaacaaaataaAATTTAACACTGAACACATATGATGTCACAGCCACGATAAAACTCAACGACATTTTACAGTAAAGCAAGGACCATGGCAGAATGAACCATACTGAAGATAAGGGCGGCCACCAACATCACAAATGATCATGCCTCCAGACTCAAACATCTGGAACCGATAGGAAGTACTGAGACATAAATATCCTGAATCTTAATTTGTACTCCTTTGGTGAGATTACTGTTGGAGAAAGATTCTTGGGAACAACAAGCGATGTCTTCACCCAAGACTCTAGTTGTTTGTCCCAGGTATATTGCCTCAAGTAATCTATAATTCCGAACACAAGTTCCTTCTTCTGTTTGTCCACTCCAACAAACAAGGAGTAATCCATGACATTCATACGCTGAAAACATAAGAAATTCAACTTGTAAGCTTCAGCACCAACGCAATGGACGTGtacatttttacaaaaaaaaaacagatgcaTATATACTCGATAAAAAACTATTTCCAGGAACAAGCATACTTACACATAGAAAAGATGTATCGTTCCAAATAGCACGTTCCATGAGGTTTTTGGTTTTTCCTTCAATGTAGATAGGCATGGTACGCATGTCTTCAATAAAGTTTTGATCCAACAGTACACTCTCAGGATTTTTTGAGTCAGCGACATATCGTGAGAAAAGAGCACCCTTCAGATCATATCGACGTAGTATGTTACGTCCAAATAAAAGATTCTCCATAACCATGAAATTAGTCCTTGTCTCCTTGCCATTCCTAATTTCCTTGACCTGCAAATAGTTATTAGAGATAATTAGAACATGAACATCAGATAGCACGAGTAATTAACAGTACAGAGCTTTGGGAAAGATTCATTCTGGACCTGATATATTCCCAGTATTTTAGCAAGGCAAGTTGGGTTACTTGAGGCCTGAGATACACCAAAATGCTTGAAGTATTCGAGGCCAAACTTTAAGAATGAGTCAAACTCTGTCTTCTTGATTTCTTTTATGATAAATCTGTCATCCATTGATTTCGCAAAAAAAGCCTTGCTCTTACCACCTTGTGCATTCCATATTTTACAACGGCTTATGGATGAAATATAAGCAAGTTCCGATGGGCAACATATCTTCCGAAGCTCATAGAATTGCCTTGCATATATAGAAACAACAGTGTATTTGCTCTTCAAAGCTAGCTTTTCACTATTCAGACAAATTTCAGGATGCATATCTTTTAATGCTGACAGAAATGAATCATAAAATCCAGATGTTGATTCCTCATATGTTAATGAGGATGCATTGCTTAACATACTATGATCCTTTTCTAAAGATTTATTTGTAGACACAACTGATGCCGGCATCGAGATACCTCTGGCCAAGTTGCTGGGTGCTACTTTATCTAGCTTTTTTCTAGATATAAGTTCATCCTTTTCAAATGCAGCTTCAGAGTAAATTCCTTGTTGTTCAGATATAGCTAGTGCATAACCAATAATGCTAGACACCTCTTCATCAGCAATTGACAAGATATTACCACATGGGCCAACTGTAAAACGCATCAGGTGCATTTGGTATTTGAGCTGCGTCAGTGATGAAGAAGACGGGGTGTAGTTGTTGATTAGATGAAATTTATCCAAAGAACCAAGTTGTATTTCTTTCTTGTACTCCCTTTCCAAGTGACTGAACTTACTCCAGACCCAGTCTCCTGTGTCATCACTTGCGAAATCCAGCAAGTTACGCAATACATGCAAGCCTTTACATGGAATGGCAACAGGGGGAATTTCATCGCCCCCTCTGGCTGGTGCAGGGTGTTCATCATTCTTGACTGGTAAAACACTTGATTTATCTAAGCAAACATGGTTAACATTCTGAACAGAGGAGTCAATTTTATGAGACCCATTTTCATCAGCAACACCTGGAGAAGACCCTTGCTCTTTGATTATTGAGTTCTCAGTAAGCTGATCCTTCTCTGAAATTATGCCGCTACAGGAATTGTCAAAATCGCCAGAAGAATTTATAGttgcttcttcctccattgcaataTTCGGGACAGATAGTGAGTCCCCATGTACGGCAATATTTTTAGAACTTCTCAGCTCATTCTCCGCTTTGCTTTTGTGAGTAGAATTGTCAGACGATGCGGCATTTATTTTACTGTACTGGAGAAGATGACGAAGACGGATATCCCAAATATAAAATCCAAGAAGCAGTTGTTGATACAGCCAGTTCAAGCTAAGGATATCGTAAGCACAAGCCTCCGGTTTAGCAATGTGATCAATTACATTCAGAGAAACCTTGTGTGCAGAGGATATGTTAACACCTTAAGACATAAAATATAATAACCAACCCTTTGCCGAGGAAAAGAACTAATGGGAGAAAAAATAGGCTTACCTCAAATTCATCTTTCTCTTGTGCAAGCATACCACTGACTTCCAAAAATAATCCCTCATATGCTGAACTGTTCCTGTTTTCCCCCATGGCTTCACCAGAGTATCTTGATTTCATGCCTTGTATTATGTTTCCAATTTCAGAAAAGAGTAGCTTCCATTTAAGAAGGACCTTCAAGAATAGAAGTATGTTAAGATGCAAGAATAATAGAGCTAAAGATAAATGTATGGCTGCAGAAAAAAAATTGTAGGCACACACATTCTTAACTTCAACATCAAGCCACTCTTTTTTGTTTGGGTCATGAAACTGCAAAGCCATCGGTGGCTTACAAGCAGAATATATTTCAACAGACGAGTATCTGAACATAGCAACTTTAGATCCCAATCTGCATGTCATGAGATGAATATTTTTTAGTGATGTCATGTTGAAAATGAACTTATGAACCTAGGAACATCTTCTAACATTTACCCAAAGAAACGTAGGCAGTCCCTATGCAGCAAATGTCCACATGTTGATAGCTTCTTAGCAGAAGAATGCGTTGAGAAACTGAGTTCAAGGAACTTCCCAAACGAGAGATTGCGTGCAGAGGAAGAAATTATAACCCTATTTGTGGGATTACCACTACATCTCAAGCACCTGGTCCACATCCAAATTCTTCCTTGGTCCTGACCGGAAAGTGCTGCCCCCAACGGAAGGCTTCTTACAAGAACAGTGAGAGTACCATCACGGTGGGTGTAAGAGTACATGTGAGCTTCTGGAGGCTCAGCACATGATAAGCAATTGTGTTTCTGCAAGTAAAGTACTTGTTACTTAAACATAAATAAAGCCAATGAATGATTTGTTAGATTAACAAAAAAAAGATGTATGACCTCACTAAGTAAAGTATCTTTCAGATATATCCCCAGAGATGTGTCAAAATACCCATAGTAAGTTATTCTGGAAAGATGACTCTGCTCACAAACTGCTTTATTCCTGATGTTTTGGCTGGACATCGAAATTAATATGGTCTGAGCATTTAAAGAAGTCCTAGTCTTCACATGAGTTTCATCATCCAAAGTTTCTTGGGAATTTTCGCCAGGTGCTTCTTTCTTCTGCATGCTTATTTTTTCTGACGTAGCAGTAAAGGTTGACCCACCAAACTCATCACATGAGGTTGACTCAGCAGAGTCGGAACATAATGTCTCACCAATAATCTTTGTCGAGTGATCTAGATCAGGCAGCGATGAATTAGACAGAATACCTTGGCTGCCAGAACCTTTGGAACTCTTAATTTCAGAATCATGAAGATGCTGTGACGTGGAATTTCTAGAGTTGGCTAACTCTTTCATATTACCATATTGCTCATCTGAAGTGCTAGAAGGAAAAAGCAACTGTGGATCTGCTTTTAAATAGTCCTCTTTCTGTGTGGCATTTTTTTGTGTTATAAATGATCTTTGATCAGCAAAGAATGACGTTTCAAGGACCAAATGGTAAGCTGCAAAGACAGTGAAATGAAGGACTCGCTTAATCTTCTTCAAGATTTCACTTGTTGATCCTTTTAGCAATATCTACAAAATAATTTCATGCAATCAGAAATACCAAAACAAATCATACTAGTTACAATACTGAACATAAATGGCAATGTTAGCACTTAGCACAACCAAGGTGGAACAATGTGGTATGTTTTGAAGTTGTGCTATATATAAAGTTCACTAAAGCATAAATAACCCTTGCTATCAGAAAATGATGGTATTGCCACCGAATTTCCAACTCAATATACATAACAAAAAACAGCATAATGGTGTTACCAACAACATAATGAGCGATCAGAAAATGATTTGCTATCATAAACACAATTTGACTCAACCACACCACGGAAGACACACTAAGAATCGGATTATGGACCCAGGAGTGAAATTATCTGATCAGATTCGACATATTTGAAAAATGGTGAAGTACTGCTGTAtgagcattttttttttgagaactgagtggtagctcagtggcaaggcttgcgagtgcgcagacagcccacccgggttcgagtccCAACGGGACCGAATAAACGGGTGTTATCTAGCGCGTATAAATTCACTGCTCGAGAGGTCTCATCATctatctaacaacgtatagccaagggaggaaATCTTCCCCTGTTGGTCAACGTTTTTTTGTATGAAAGCATTTTTTGTCAAAAAGAGCATAACAGAAGAAAAAATTATAAAGAGAGAAGTCTGACCAATCCAATTTATCAGAAACTCAGACAATACACAAAATGCAGAAATAaggaaaaacaagaagaaaacaTACTGTGCATCCCTGAGGTTTTGGAAAACCCTCTAGAAATAAAAATGTTTtgcttgaccttcttcctccttctACAGTATGATTATGCTCCTCAACAAACTTTTCGAAATGGATAGATTCACACTGCTTAATAAGGTTGGTTTTCTTGTGAACATCCTGCAACGAGATAATTGGGGAACCAGTGCAAAGAGCAATTCTTTCCAGCCGATGCATATTCATGTCACTAACCAAGGTAACTCCTTGTTTCTGAACATACTCATTTACATTTCGTGAAACCGCTTTCTCCACTAATATAACATCAGGATGCCATTTACCTATCGCATCACTGAGAGTTTTCTCCAACTGCTCACTTTCCTGGTCAATGGTGACGAATGGAAATATTGTAAATCTTCTATATCATCAAGTATTGTCACTGGAACATAAATAAATTTGAGTGCGAGCATGCATGCACACCTGTTTCATTGAATTCATCGACGAGAGCCCTGTGGAGAAGTTACCGATGGCGCCCTGAAGAATTAACAATTTCGGGTGCTTAATGTTGGCTCTCATCTGCTTATGTGCAGCGCTCTTCTTAAAAACAAGACCGTTGATCACTTCACTATCAAAGAAAGAGAGTGAGTACAAATAGTTCAGGCATAATAAGGCAACAGAATGAGCAGTACAATGAGGAAAGTTAGCACTTTACCTCTGCTGGCAAGATCCTGAAGCTATGCATTTCACCTTTACATACAACCCTGGATCCATTGAATTTCCAACATTGTCATCAGGCTTGACAAGTAAGGCAGCATGCCATGATAAAGAAGCAACAATATCAAGCCAGGCATTATCGGTTCCTTCATCAGACAAAGAGAACCCTTCAGCAGCCAAAAAACGACTAACAAGGATCTTGAATTGCCCATTCATAACTTCTGACATTGCTTTCTGCAATTGGTCTTCACGGCTATTCTTGCTTCTCTCCTCGTCGAAGCTATGATTTAAACTTGACTTACCCCACCCACTATCATTGTTGTCACTATCATCCTCATGATTAGCGAGAGTATCAACATCATCATCCTTATTTGCTGGTTCTGGTGGTAACCAAATTACAGGATCTGAATCAAAGCTGGGCGACACTAGGGGATAAAGATAGTCGATTCCACTTTCAAAGTTGCCATCTGATTTCATGTCTGACTCGGTATTCAATATATTGTTGTAAACTATAGTGTTTTCCTTGGTACTGTCACGTTGACCCATGACTTGCTCATTCAATGGAATTATTTCACCTCCTGGCATTGGAAGGCTAGTAACCTCTTCAACGTATATCACATTGGGTTGCTTAAGATCATTATCTTCCAATGATACACCATACTGCAATCCTGTAAGTTGGTCATTGGACAGGATATCTCTGTCAGGCTCTTTTGATACAGTTGTGTCCAAGATAACATTAGGGGCATCAAATTTTTCCTTGGTGGTACCTTGATCAGTTTCCAACTGTGGTTGACCAGATATAATACTTTGGTCTGCTGAAATGGGATTATTAGCAGCATCATTGGGTCGGAAGGTATGACTGGGTTGGCATTCTTCCTCTTTTACTAGATTCCCTTTTTCCATCTCCATAAATTCATCACTGACAAAGATATCAGGATGAAGTTGGCCGGTATCTAGGAGTTCCTCTTCAGAGTCAGTATCCATGTGGGAGTGATCTGAGAGAAATACAAGACAAATAAAATTAAGCTAGGAAAGCAAATAATAATAATGACAGATTGACAGATGTGTCAGTTATAAGAGAATATTGCACAAAATACATACCAAATCTTGAAAAGCAACTAGCAAAGCTTGAGAAAGAACTTGCTCGACTAAACAGAGGAGTGCCATAAGGAGTGCCGCAAGGGCTTGCTTGTGTGCTCAGCCGTTCCATCTCACCACTGGGAACTAATATTTTTTTACCATGGGTACAGTTGTCCCAGCAAGAATCGCTACAGGTAGGGACGTTATGTACCCCATCCACATTTGCCTCTTCTGATTCAACTGCATGACACATTTTACTCATGACACAGACTGAGCAGATTATTGATAGAGAAATATGACCACCTGCAAAGACAACAACCTTGAATCATCTTGAGTGCTAATCTGGAAACTGAAGGTACTACATATCATATATTTATCACAGCAACATAAGGATTTTACAAAGGTCCAGGTCAGGGCAACAAGAATCTCCATTCAATCTATTTCAGCATGTCTAGGTGTTCACTGATTTATAATTTTCAGCTGTTCATTTATGAACTCGTTGGTTTACTCCGTTAGGCCAGTGCGGATGTGAATTCATGAGCTCGAGGTAACTCACAAAAAATTCGGGTACAATCCAAAGGTGTTTTGGGAGTGTGCCAAACTGCTTTAGTCAAGGCATAATCAAAGATAGAGTGTGCATGAGCAATCAGCATTGAGGACAACACTGTATTATCAGAACAACAAACATTGGTAATTGCACAGTTATTAGGAATTGCACTGGAAAGTTCACTGAGGACACAACCAGAACTACAGAGGAAGTGCAGAGTAAACTAAcaaaaataacaagcagcagatgcTAGAAAACACACACCACTAATCTCATA contains:
- the LOC124659843 gene encoding putative 1-phosphatidylinositol-3-phosphate 5-kinase FAB1D isoform X2, with product MSKMCHAVESEEANVDGVHNVPTCSDSCWDNCTHGKKILVPSGEMERLSTQASPCGTPYGTPLFSRASSFSSFASCFSRFDHSHMDTDSEEELLDTGQLHPDIFVSDEFMEMEKGNLVKEEECQPSHTFRPNDAANNPISADQSIISGQPQLETDQGLQYGVSLEDNDLKQPNVIYVEEVTSLPMPGGEIIPLNEQVMGQRDSTKENTIVYNNILNTESDMKSDGNFESGIDYLYPLVSPSFDSDPVIWLPPEPANKDDDVDTLANHEDDSDNNDSGWGKSSLNHSFDEERSKNSREDQLQKAMSEVMNGQFKILVSRFLAAEGFSLSDEGTDNAWLDIVASLSWHAALLVKPDDNVGNSMDPGLYVKVKCIASGSCQQSEVINGLVFKKSAAHKQMRANIKHPKLLILQGAIGNFSTGLSSMNSMKQESEQLEKTLSDAIGKWHPDVILVEKAVSRNVNEYVQKQGVTLVSDMNMHRLERIALCTGSPIISLQDVHKKTNLIKQCESIHFEKFVEEHNHTVEGGRRSSKTFLFLEGFPKPQGCTILLKGSTSEILKKIKRVLHFTVFAAYHLVLETSFFADQRSFITQKNATQKEDYLKADPQLLFPSSTSDEQYGNMKELANSRNSTSQHLHDSEIKSSKGSGSQGILSNSSLPDLDHSTKIIGETLCSDSAESTSCDEFGGSTFTATSEKISMQKKEAPGENSQETLDDETHVKTRTSLNAQTILISMSSQNIRNKAVCEQSHLSRITYYGYFDTSLGIYLKDTLLSEKHNCLSCAEPPEAHMYSYTHRDGTLTVLVRSLPLGAALSGQDQGRIWMWTRCLRCSGNPTNRVIISSSARNLSFGKFLELSFSTHSSAKKLSTCGHLLHRDCLRFFGLGSKVAMFRYSSVEIYSACKPPMALQFHDPNKKEWLDVEVKNVLLKWKLLFSEIGNIIQGMKSRYSGEAMGENRNSSAYEGLFLEVSGMLAQEKDEFEVSLNVIDHIAKPEACAYDILSLNWLYQQLLLGFYIWDIRLRHLLQYSKINAASSDNSTHKSKAENELRSSKNIAVHGDSLSVPNIAMEEEATINSSGDFDNSCSGIISEKDQLTENSIIKEQGSSPGVADENGSHKIDSSVQNVNHVCLDKSSVLPVKNDEHPAPARGGDEIPPVAIPCKGLHVLRNLLDFASDDTGDWVWSKFSHLEREYKKEIQLGSLDKFHLINNYTPSSSSLTQLKYQMHLMRFTVGPCGNILSIADEEVSSIIGYALAISEQQGIYSEAAFEKDELISRKKLDKVAPSNLARGISMPASVVSTNKSLEKDHSMLSNASSLTYEESTSGFYDSFLSALKDMHPEICLNSEKLALKSKYTVVSIYARQFYELRKICCPSELAYISSISRCKIWNAQGGKSKAFFAKSMDDRFIIKEIKKTEFDSFLKFGLEYFKHFGVSQASSNPTCLAKILGIYQVKEIRNGKETRTNFMVMENLLFGRNILRRYDLKGALFSRYVADSKNPESVLLDQNFIEDMRTMPIYIEGKTKNLMERAIWNDTSFLCRMNVMDYSLFVGVDKQKKELVFGIIDYLRQYTWDKQLESWVKTSLVVPKNLSPTVISPKEYKLRFRIFMSQYFLSVPDV